Below is a window of Salvelinus fontinalis isolate EN_2023a chromosome 31, ASM2944872v1, whole genome shotgun sequence DNA.
CTCCCCATATGGGCCCAAGCTTTCTGTCCTTGACAGTGACCCACTCCTGGCCAACAGCCAGCGGGCACAGTCACACCTGCCAACATGCAACTACAGATGTCACAGCTGCTCCCTATGGTGTTGGATGCTTTGGACACTTGGAGAACAGACTGTCGGAAAGTGGGATGACATTTgcagtgtgtgtcctgtgtgccTGCCAGGCTGTCTGCTTTTCCATGGCACCACCCTCCCTCACAGCCCTGTATGTGCCAAACATCATGCTCTGACCCAGGGTGCCAAACACCACGCTACACTGACATTTATCATTTATTTACATGCTCAACCTACACTGTATGGGGGAAATACATTAGCCGATTTTCACTTGATAGGGCTCCAGTGATCCCTGCAGGGAAGTCACCTTGAAAGAACACTGACTTATCAACTtgtcaataacaataataaaaTCTATGTTGGTGCTAATGAAATGAGCAATTTATGGTAATGTATGTAGCGTTTGAGAGTTGTTTTGATTGCTAAATATCCTGAGCTACGCTTCTTTGAATTGAAATGAGATGAGATCATACTTCATTGTCTGGTTGCATAGAAATTTGCTCTGCATCTAAAGGATTTGCTTCATATCTTAAAATAAATGATTGTATTTCATTTTCTAAGATACAACCAACGATCTATCATATTTTCTTGACCAAGGGGACAGGCAAGCAAGACATTAACCAGACAGAAGATACTATGTTTGGGTATTGTGTCGATGTTAAGGCTGGTTGTCAAATATTGTAAAAGCTCTAATGAGCCAGTGTTCACAGAATGGATGATTATGTTGATAAAACATAATCTTATAAAATTATTCTAGACAAAAGCCTATAAAAATAATAGACTCAAAAAATATTTGGGACAATTCTTCTTttccttaaaggggcaatctgtagttgctattGATGTTGGATCTtagtttgagccagtttgctacagcaggaaaataagcCTGCAGCAATTtctgagtggcacagtggtctaaggcacagtatctcagtgcaagaggtgtcactacagtccctggtttgaatccaggctgaatcacatccatccgtgattgggagtctcatagggtgtcgtccgggtttggctggggtaggctgtcattgtaaataagaatttgttcttaactgacttgcctacttaaaaaatgtgaaaatcaagtctgaaatttagaagtggaaattacaaacttcagaagcctttttaaacctcaaatacactacaagttttacatttcctgcatttcaGGAAAGTTCTCATGTAACAGGTTGATAAAATTagtatcctacatctgtacatctatttttttacttataaattaatgctatgtacccattgattcctgAAGAATATAGTTtataggtggtgagggtaggtaaccacatctccaccccgctgatcctcaacactggtgccccacaagggtgcgttctgagccctctcctctactccctgttcacccacgactgcgtggccatgcacgcctccaactcaatcatcaagttttcagacgacactacagtggtaggcttgattaccaacaatgacgagacggcctacagggaggaggggagagccctcggagtgtggtgtcaggaaaataacctcacactcaacgtcaacaaaacaaaggagatgatcgtggacttcaggaaacagcagagggagcacccccctatccacatcgacgggacagtagtggagagggtagaaagttttcagttcctcggcgtacacatcacggacaaactgaattggtccacccacacagacagcgtggtgaagaaggcgcagcagtgcctcttcaacatttacattacatttaagtcatttagcagacgctcttatccagagcgacttacaaattggaaagttcatacatattcatcctggtccccccgtgggtattgaaccctggtccccccgtgggaattgaacccacaaccctggcgttgcaagcgccatgctctaccaactgagccaaacctcaggaggctgaagaaatgtggcttgtcaccaaaagcactcacaaacttttacagatgcacaatcgagagcatcctgtcgggctgtatcaccgcctggtacggcaactgctccgcccacaaccgtaaggctcccgtaaggtagtgaggtctgcacaacgcatcaccgggggaaaactacctgccctccaggacacctacaccacccgatgtcacaggaaggccataaagatcatcaaggacaacgaccagccgagccactgcctgttcaccccactatcatccagaaggcgaggtcagtacaggtgcatctaagcagggaccgagagactgaaaaacagcttctatctcaaggccatcagactgttaaacagccaccactaacattgagtggctgctgccatacatgtaaaaaatatatcactagccaatttaaacaatgccacttaatacactgctcaaaaaaataaagggaacacttaaacaacacaatgtaactccaagtcaatcacacttctgtgaaatcaaactgtccacttaggaagcaacactgattgacaataaatttcacatgctgttgtgcaaatggaatagacaaaaggtggaaattataggcaattagcaagacaccccccacaacaggagtgattctgcaggtggtgaccacagaccacttctcagttcctatgcttcctggctgatgttttggtcacttttgaatgctggcggtggtctcactctagtggtagcatgagacggagtctacaacccacacaagtggctcaggtagtgcagttcatccaggatggcacatcaatgcgaactgtggcaaaaaggtttgctgtgtctgtcagcgtagtgtccagagcatgcaggcgctaccaggagacaggccagtacatcaggagacgtggaggaggccgtaggagggcaacaacccagcagcaggaccggtacctccgccttagtgcaaggaggtgcactgccagagccctgcaaaatgacctccagcaggccacaagtctgaccacaaatcagagaccactatgatgacacaccaaatgtgtttgatggatccatTTTGTCCAATTCTAATGCCTCATAAGGGGAAAGTATTCCAAAATTAACTGAAAgcaatcagattacgttactgcgTCGGGGTAATCCAAAAAttatgttactgattacaattttggacaggtaaacTAGTACAtataacagattacatttagaaagtaacataCCCAACCCTGCCAGCCCCATCTCTCATCTTTTTATGGAAACAAGGGCGGGGAAGGTACTttattattgtttcaactgcaaaGTGCCTCTTTAACGGTACGTACCATGGCAATGAAGTATCACttattagaagaaaaaaaatatctcCCTATGGACTTGGTTTTTATGattcattttttgtttgtttggtaTTGGTTTGgctattgtttttgtattttattggTTGTATTGTCTATAGTTTGGTGTATTCTGTGGTTGTTTTGTGTTAAATAGGAAACAATGAAATAAACTGTAAAAAAAGGAACAAGACATTAGGACTAGGCACATACAAAATCCTACTGAATCTGTGCAAGTCCATTCCTGGGATTCATTGGAATCTACCCCTCTTAGTATCCATTTTGATATGTGAGGCTTTTCAGAGGATTTGCCAACATCTCTGTCATGTTTAGCTCTTTTCCATAGGTCAAAGCTGCCGTGTAAACTGATGGTCATTTCAttggtctgtgtttcatgtaccAGGAAATGCTTTCGGAGGACATACTAGCACGCATTCCGTTTCCGTAACTGTTGTCTGGGGACATCATGTCTGACTACTGTAGCATGCAGCTAAATAGCATGGCAACAAAAACAGCTGCCAAATCAGCTGCTGTTGGTAACTGCAATTGGGAACATACTGCTTAGTGTAAGGTCAAGTATTTCTGAGGACCACTGGGCTTTTGCAGTGGATGTGTTAAACTGTAGTGGATGTATAGTGTATTTCTATTTCTAGGATATAGTGCATTAAAGGTACTGTGGTGGATGTGTATGGTATGAGACAGCCATTCAGCTTGTTCAGTGAAGGCACGAGACAAATGCATCATGCCGCTGTGGCAAGCTGTCAAGTGATGGCATTCCTCAATATGACACTTTCAGTACATTCGTCTGTGCCGAACAGGCGGCTTCACGCCACGGTGGATGTTTAGAGCATGTTGTTATGGCAACGGAGCTGGGATGGCTGGATCGTGCAGCACAGGGAGGCAGAGGACAGATGAGGAGGAGACGTATATGATGATGATTCCCGAGGTTCACGGTCAGGAGTCGTCAGGATGATTTTCCTCCAGGGATTCTGGGAGCCATTtgacatcatcaaatcaaatcaaatgtattggtcacatacacatggttagtggATGTTATTGCGAGTATAGCGAAATGCGAAATGCAACATGTGAGTTGTGAATGTGATGTCAATTGGACAGCGAGCCACTGACGGTAGCTTCTGAGCACAAGAAGAAGAGGCAAACGGTTGGATACAAACACCCATGTTTTAAGTGAGTCTAGCCTTCCAATGCTAAGATACTCACGTGATATTCTTCTTTTGACTCACAGACGGCGTCACTCGTTAACTGTTCTGAGGGGCGACCCTACTACAAGTTCACACCCCCTCCTGGCTTACCCTACCGCCCTCCGTCCCTCGACCCCCACACACCCCCTCCCCAGCGTGTCTCTGGTTCGCTAGTTGCTATTTACCTCTGTGTTAATccacacccccccctccctctttctcactcaatcccgctctctcactcctccccttATTCCCTCAAAGCCAGCAGGCTGCTATTCGATACAGACCGCTTGCTACATGATCTCCTGGAAAACACTGTTCCGCATCTCTCTTGCCACTCGATGGCCGGGCCTTTGTAGATTATACACCAAGCGGAAGAAAGATGCCAGCGCCAGGACATTGACTCCTTTCCTCCTTCTGCTTCCCCCTCCCCTTCCTTAATCTCCCACCTCTTGATCTCTACCCACCCCCCGTGCCCTCTCCTGTCCTGTGCCCCCTTCCTCCCAACCTCCCCCTCCCCTACCCTACCTAAAGTCCTACTCTCCCTCTTACCCCCTTGACAATGTTACCATGCATTAACTGGCTTCAGCCTTTCCTTGCCTTGCTCTCTTCCACCTTGCTGACTCGGGGCCACAACTGTCCGTCCAGCTGCCTGTGTCCAGACCACCACACCGTGGACTGCCAGGGCCAAGGTCTCACCCGCCTCCCAAGCCCCATCCCCCTGGACGTCCGGCGCCTCCTGCTCTCTGACAACTGGATTCCCTTGATCCCCTCGGATTTCCTGGTTCTGTACAGCGACCTGGTCTACCTGGACCTGAGGAATAACTCTCTGTCTGGGCTGGAGCCTGGCACCCTCAGCACATCGTCCCGCCTGGTCTTCCTGGACCTGGGCAGCAACAACCTGACAGAGATCCAGTCAGAGACCTTTGGAGAGTCCAGGAGCCTGATTAAGTTGCGGCTGGGGAACAACCCCTATCTTAGTCTAGTGGAGGAGGACGCTTTCCTGGGCCTAACCTCGCTGCGTGTGCTGGAGCTGGAGAGAAACGGCCTGCAGGGGCTGGACGTGGGGGTGCTGGAGCCCCTAACCTCACTCCGGGTGCTGCGCCTGGAGGGCAACCCCTGGGTGTGCAACTGTCACTTTGCTAAACTCTTTGTGTGGCTGATGGAGAACCGCCACAAGCTTCCAACGGGTATGTAAGCTGCTTAACAGCACATATTTGCTTTAACATGCTAGGACATATAAAACCACTATTTTGTCAGCCCACTCGTTTCTGATTCAAACAACTCACTATCATACCATAAGCCAATCGGTTATAGAATTAGAATCCAAAATTGCACAGTACACTGAAAGACAGATAACGTAACGTGCATAACAGTGGTTAGTATGAAATATCTCTACACTGTATGTATACAAATATGGTTCCTCCTCTTTATTTTCAAGTGTCTAATATAGAGTAAAGAGCTATTGGCTAACAACCTCATCATCGTTTATTTCATGTGCAGTTTGTTGCTCATACTGCTGATAGTTCGGTATGGATATGGACACTTCAATGCTGTCATAAGATCACTCTGAAACATCTTGATAAGCATTAGAAAGAGAGAAGATAATTCTGGAAGGCCAGTGGAGGGTCCCAGATTACAGATACCAGATTGTGTCTGAATAATGAATGAACCATATGCCTCATTAGAGTGTGTTCTCAgattgtgtgcgtgtgcatgtgcgtatAGTTTTTGAGTATGAAACCTGGATAGGGTCAATAAACAGTCTCCTTTTTGGGATTTTAGAACatggggagagagtgtgtgtgtgtgttttgtactttacttatttgtagtaatat
It encodes the following:
- the LOC129830272 gene encoding leucine-rich repeat-containing protein 38-like; the encoded protein is MLPCINWLQPFLALLSSTLLTRGHNCPSSCLCPDHHTVDCQGQGLTRLPSPIPLDVRRLLLSDNWIPLIPSDFLVLYSDLVYLDLRNNSLSGLEPGTLSTSSRLVFLDLGSNNLTEIQSETFGESRSLIKLRLGNNPYLSLVEEDAFLGLTSLRVLELERNGLQGLDVGVLEPLTSLRVLRLEGNPWVCNCHFAKLFVWLMENRHKLPTGMEGLECSLPMDGSLMSLSLLSEASFRECRGYLSLTDILIVIFSGISVSVVAIIASFFLASMVHCFQRLGKAGQADEEEGND